From the genome of Scytonema hofmannii PCC 7110, one region includes:
- a CDS encoding DUF4351 domain-containing protein, translated as MLPMLERSGIEIGKQQEAVLLVTRQLNRRFGNIDDTLLEQVRSLPVDKLEGLSDALLDFTSVTDFTNSSHSSLTVKNDIT; from the coding sequence ATGTTACCAATGCTCGAGCGTAGTGGCATTGAAATCGGCAAGCAGCAAGAAGCCGTATTACTTGTCACACGACAACTGAATCGTCGTTTCGGTAATATTGATGACACATTACTCGAGCAGGTACGTTCTTTACCTGTTGACAAGTTGGAAGGATTAAGTGATGCATTACTTGATTTCACCTCGGTTACTGATTTCACTAATAGCAGTCACAGTAGCTTGACCGTTAAAAATGATATTACCTAG
- a CDS encoding PKD domain-containing protein, with protein sequence MNEGANAQFTATATDPGNDTLTYTWNFGDGSR encoded by the coding sequence ATGAATGAAGGAGCAAACGCGCAATTTACTGCAACTGCCACAGATCCTGGTAACGATACGCTCACCTACACTTGGAACTTTGGTGATGGTAGCAGGTAA
- a CDS encoding PKD domain-containing protein — MVAGNTATDVLNPSHTYTVDGEYTVTLTITVNAGAVSNDTMTVTVKKPPTMTASDVSIIEGDNGNKYAVFTASLSEASPVIYIDQSERFVYWVKR; from the coding sequence ATGGTAGCAGGTAACACCGCAACAGATGTCCTCAACCCATCTCATACATATACCGTTGATGGCGAATACACCGTTACACTCACCATTACGGTTAATGCGGGCGCTGTCTCTAACGACACAATGACCGTGACGGTGAAGAAACCACCGACAATGACCGCAAGCGATGTATCAATTATCGAAGGAGACAACGGTAACAAATACGCTGTATTTACTGCCAGCTTGAGTGAAGCCAGCCCAGTAATATATATTGACCAAAGCGAACGATTTGTGTACTGGGTCAAAAGGTAA
- a CDS encoding PKD domain-containing protein gives MQGKDVSHVFADEGIYTVTLTVLDSDGALKM, from the coding sequence GTGCAAGGTAAAGATGTCAGCCATGTATTTGCTGACGAAGGTATTTACACCGTCACCCTCACCGTACTCGACTCAGATGGTGCATTAAAGATGTAA
- a CDS encoding DUF1822 family protein, with product MTFNSAKAFADPTQLCLEISQTVQAQAGDRSQSFSTPSRRWNAYLNQICLSTFLPWLREEYNHSVTPWSNASARASIWEVVNGTAIVCGTTRMVLIPTEAIYLSELRVPQEWVDIPSWAADYYLAIQVNAEEGCIRISGYATHEKLKTKGSYDLGDRTYCLDEEELIPDLNILWVTRQLCPTEPTRSLVTPLKSLTLKHAENLIHHLGNPSVTTPRLSVPFAIWGSLLEHGGWRQRLYERRQGLPEQWSVLNWLVNGVSDLAQQVGWVQVEPQSSLAGGRGVQQQLKPLLSRRLEIADQQYELRVLSQGEPEKRRWRFELRNVALGKQIPAGFKLRLLTEDLQPFENNEDRAITPVDLLYIEVAFDQPTEGLVWEVEPLPKNYEREILRF from the coding sequence ATGACTTTTAACTCAGCCAAAGCCTTTGCCGATCCAACTCAGTTGTGCTTGGAGATATCACAAACAGTTCAAGCACAAGCTGGCGATCGCAGCCAATCTTTTTCAACACCCAGTCGTCGCTGGAATGCCTATCTCAATCAAATTTGTCTGAGTACTTTTCTGCCTTGGCTGCGAGAAGAATATAATCATTCGGTTACTCCTTGGTCAAATGCTTCAGCCCGTGCCAGTATCTGGGAGGTAGTGAATGGTACAGCAATTGTTTGTGGAACAACACGAATGGTGTTAATTCCAACGGAGGCTATTTATTTAAGTGAATTGCGTGTTCCACAAGAATGGGTAGATATTCCCAGTTGGGCGGCTGATTATTACCTGGCAATACAAGTCAATGCAGAGGAAGGCTGCATAAGGATTTCGGGGTACGCTACCCATGAAAAACTCAAAACCAAAGGTAGTTACGATCTGGGCGATCGCACTTATTGCTTAGATGAGGAAGAGTTAATTCCAGATTTAAATATCCTGTGGGTGACGCGTCAACTTTGCCCTACAGAACCAACTCGGAGTCTAGTGACTCCCCTTAAGTCCTTAACGCTAAAGCACGCAGAAAACTTGATACATCATTTGGGAAATCCCTCCGTGACGACACCAAGACTATCAGTACCCTTTGCAATTTGGGGATCACTTTTAGAACATGGGGGATGGAGACAACGTTTGTATGAACGACGTCAGGGGCTACCAGAACAGTGGTCTGTTCTCAATTGGTTGGTCAATGGCGTTTCAGACTTAGCACAACAAGTAGGCTGGGTACAAGTGGAACCACAATCCAGTCTCGCTGGGGGAAGGGGGGTGCAACAACAATTAAAACCCCTGTTGTCTCGGCGATTGGAGATTGCAGATCAACAATATGAATTGCGGGTACTATCTCAAGGCGAACCAGAAAAACGGAGATGGCGCTTTGAACTGCGAAATGTTGCTTTGGGCAAGCAAATTCCTGCAGGATTTAAATTAAGACTTTTGACAGAGGATTTGCAACCATTTGAAAACAATGAAGATCGAGCTATAACTCCAGTAGACCTACTGTATATTGAGGTCGCTTTTGACCAACCAACAGAAGGATTGGTATGGGAGGTAGAACCACTCCCAAAAAACTACGAACGAGAAATTTTGCGTTTTTAG
- a CDS encoding sigma-70 family RNA polymerase sigma factor — translation MRPRQSIVEVFSTFLQFDGDKASGWVTDPKLRRSMLACQSSQLQPETSENFWSIYWYKLWQKEATKLAEAHLSAYLQEVCYWAVQKTISSFSGVQYTASDCFQIAIARLSKVLKGFNPQVGFNLKNYASAVFSRELKEILRQQHEVDICTNWKLLRKLSQKQLIESLNNAGLTSDIIACYLLAWKCYQVEYVPQIPATGSPKFPHKPEPSIWKAIAQLYNSERHSQLNPPGAECSPETLEKWMIVCAKAARSYLYPTFTSLNAPKGENTSGELVDNLPQFAQESLFTEIIAREEELNRRSQQTQINAVLQASIAKLEQEAQAILQLYYNQGLIQQEIARQLGVKQYTVSRRLTKSREFLLKELAVWSQQELHISLNSEVFKYINTIMEEWLKIYYSHPPVQQE, via the coding sequence ATGCGCCCCCGCCAAAGCATTGTTGAAGTCTTTTCGACTTTCCTACAATTTGATGGAGACAAAGCAAGTGGTTGGGTAACTGACCCCAAGCTGCGTCGCAGTATGCTCGCTTGTCAATCGAGTCAGCTACAACCAGAAACTTCTGAAAATTTTTGGTCAATTTACTGGTATAAATTGTGGCAAAAAGAAGCAACGAAATTGGCGGAGGCACATTTGTCAGCTTACTTGCAAGAGGTTTGCTACTGGGCAGTGCAAAAAACAATTTCTAGCTTTTCTGGAGTACAATACACCGCCTCTGACTGCTTTCAGATAGCGATCGCGCGTCTCAGTAAAGTTTTGAAAGGGTTTAACCCTCAAGTCGGGTTTAACCTGAAAAACTACGCTAGCGCAGTTTTTAGCAGAGAACTCAAAGAAATCCTGCGCCAGCAGCATGAAGTTGACATTTGTACCAATTGGAAATTGTTACGCAAGCTCAGCCAAAAGCAACTTATAGAATCTTTAAACAATGCTGGACTCACTTCGGATATAATAGCTTGTTACTTGTTAGCCTGGAAATGTTACCAGGTTGAGTATGTTCCACAAATACCAGCGACTGGCAGCCCCAAATTTCCTCACAAGCCAGAGCCAAGCATTTGGAAGGCGATTGCACAACTGTATAACTCCGAACGCCACAGTCAGTTAAATCCACCAGGAGCGGAATGCAGTCCAGAAACTTTGGAAAAGTGGATGATTGTTTGTGCGAAAGCAGCACGCTCTTATTTGTATCCAACTTTTACTTCACTCAATGCCCCTAAAGGTGAGAACACATCAGGAGAATTAGTAGATAACTTACCGCAGTTTGCCCAAGAATCATTATTCACGGAAATTATTGCACGAGAAGAAGAATTAAATAGGCGATCGCAACAAACGCAAATCAATGCTGTTTTACAAGCATCTATTGCCAAGCTAGAGCAGGAAGCACAAGCAATTCTTCAATTATACTACAATCAAGGGCTGATTCAACAGGAGATTGCACGACAGCTAGGAGTCAAGCAGTATACTGTTTCTCGCAGGCTAACCAAGTCAAGAGAATTTTTGCTGAAAGAACTTGCTGTTTGGAGCCAACAGGAACTGCATATTTCTCTAAACTCAGAGGTATTTAAATATATAAACACCATTATGGAGGAATGGTTAAAAATTTACTATAGCCATCCCCCAGTCCAACAGGAGTAG
- a CDS encoding caspase family protein, with protein sequence MCPLGVGTSSSAHTLTTGEAKLWVFLVGVNHYQDESLPSLRYPAIDCQGLAEALAKATRGFPKKEVIIHHDFGTHPPTLETVRRSLQQLISQTRYQDTVLLYFSGHGMLEQSTQQAVLCLSDTNKDNLLTSGLSLQALLQILSASPAHQQLLCLDTCHSGDMVLVGSGAKGAIATDENSITKTLDITPQLQEVLRKRASQSKGFCALLSCDQGQQSWEFPELGHGLFTYYLMRGLLGEAADSQGVIDADGLYKYVYSQTLRYIDKKNQQLRLINQQKLSRGDTYLHPEYPLQTPKRIVEGVGELIVGLKPGASTEVGSVRRALVVDGFSNHKISRALSQVMRESGGFELEYWPQKGKAWSEVREAIQSCLRCQSPKSLNSPGGFPTIKQTATALLYLRGQIEEIEDGEAWLVLGDGVRISRSWLRQELRRCAKTQQIVVLDCPGATSLAKWVEALQLGSEQGQCAIAVATPKEQPELFSQMVLETLTAADTQVGLPVAGWIAQLQILLELKGIPLHLWLSSAPGILDMLPGNLARIPSQEVEINEETPEFPTAQPLNSFNVLGRDEAYSYLYLGLEQQTQLEHLLKEEIGPIASTLLKKVLAKVTNSEELIEKLAQHLLPQQRIKFEQQAKLILQAISVQPQPQPRSLCLPSQKNQVLDEEFLRQCEQQLANSVGPIAHFLIKKALKAQPLISPMELVNVLIAYIPNPQQAMEFQQRLLD encoded by the coding sequence ATGTGTCCTCTCGGTGTTGGTACTAGTAGCTCTGCTCATACTCTGACAACAGGGGAAGCAAAGCTTTGGGTCTTTTTAGTCGGGGTGAATCATTATCAAGATGAAAGCTTGCCCTCTTTGCGCTATCCTGCTATTGATTGCCAGGGATTAGCGGAAGCATTGGCAAAGGCAACACGGGGATTTCCTAAAAAGGAAGTGATTATTCATCATGATTTTGGGACACATCCTCCTACCCTAGAGACAGTTCGTAGGAGCTTGCAACAACTTATCTCTCAGACCAGATATCAGGACACAGTGTTATTATATTTTTCCGGACACGGGATGCTAGAGCAGAGTACTCAACAAGCAGTTTTGTGTCTGTCGGATACAAATAAAGACAATCTCTTAACCTCAGGGCTGAGTTTGCAGGCGCTGTTGCAAATTTTAAGTGCTAGTCCCGCCCATCAGCAATTACTTTGTTTGGATACGTGTCATAGTGGCGACATGGTGCTTGTGGGGTCGGGTGCCAAGGGAGCAATTGCTACAGATGAAAATAGTATTACTAAAACTCTGGATATTACACCTCAACTACAGGAAGTATTGCGAAAACGTGCCTCTCAAAGTAAAGGATTTTGTGCATTACTGTCTTGTGACCAAGGACAGCAGTCGTGGGAGTTTCCGGAACTCGGACACGGGCTGTTTACTTACTATCTCATGCGAGGACTGTTGGGTGAAGCAGCAGACTCACAAGGTGTAATAGACGCAGATGGGCTTTACAAATATGTTTATTCTCAAACCTTAAGATATATTGATAAAAAAAATCAACAACTGCGTTTGATCAATCAGCAAAAGCTGAGCCGAGGCGACACTTATCTTCATCCAGAATATCCCCTGCAAACTCCCAAAAGAATTGTAGAAGGGGTAGGAGAGTTAATTGTTGGATTAAAACCCGGAGCAAGTACTGAAGTTGGTTCTGTGCGACGAGCTCTAGTTGTGGATGGGTTTTCAAATCACAAAATTTCTCGCGCCCTAAGTCAGGTTATGAGAGAATCTGGAGGTTTTGAACTGGAGTATTGGCCCCAAAAAGGAAAAGCATGGTCAGAAGTTAGAGAAGCAATCCAATCATGTCTGCGTTGTCAGAGTCCAAAATCGTTAAATTCGCCAGGTGGTTTCCCGACAATAAAACAAACAGCAACAGCATTGCTATACTTGCGGGGTCAAATTGAGGAGATTGAAGATGGGGAAGCTTGGTTAGTTTTAGGAGATGGAGTGCGAATTAGCCGTTCTTGGTTGAGACAAGAATTGCGCCGTTGTGCAAAAACTCAGCAAATTGTTGTGTTGGATTGTCCTGGGGCAACTTCCCTGGCAAAATGGGTAGAAGCGTTACAATTAGGTTCTGAGCAAGGACAATGCGCGATCGCAGTTGCCACACCAAAAGAACAGCCAGAACTATTTTCCCAGATGGTACTGGAAACTCTAACAGCAGCAGATACACAAGTCGGTTTACCAGTTGCTGGATGGATTGCCCAATTGCAAATACTTTTAGAACTCAAAGGAATCCCACTCCATCTTTGGCTATCATCAGCACCAGGTATCCTTGATATGTTACCTGGTAATCTAGCGCGAATTCCCAGTCAGGAAGTAGAAATAAACGAAGAAACTCCAGAATTTCCTACTGCTCAACCTTTAAATAGTTTTAATGTCTTAGGTAGGGACGAGGCTTATTCCTATTTATATCTTGGCTTGGAACAGCAAACACAGCTAGAGCATCTGCTAAAGGAAGAGATCGGACCAATTGCCAGTACCTTATTAAAAAAAGTATTGGCAAAAGTGACTAATTCCGAAGAATTGATAGAAAAATTAGCTCAACACCTGTTACCTCAGCAACGTATTAAGTTTGAGCAGCAAGCAAAGTTGATTTTGCAAGCAATTTCTGTTCAACCTCAACCTCAACCAAGATCGCTTTGTTTACCCAGTCAAAAAAACCAAGTTCTTGATGAAGAGTTTCTGCGTCAATGCGAGCAACAGTTAGCTAATTCAGTTGGTCCGATCGCTCATTTTCTAATTAAAAAGGCTTTGAAGGCTCAACCTTTAATTTCACCTATGGAATTAGTAAATGTATTAATAGCCTACATCCCCAATCCTCAACAGGCTATGGAGTTTCAACAGCGTTTACTAGATTGA
- a CDS encoding EF-hand domain-containing protein, with protein MGSGAISTEELGQVMRSLGQSPSDTELRDTIKEVDVDLSGSIDFEEFKALMVSKQGDRNSRLKLAFSVFDENGSGEITTDEMHSVMSKFGLTDEELDEMVKEVDHDGDGSIDFEEFCKLMPDESEVATGYKDSPIPTTKSSVISNATTAPPESNLQEAIALGSSEVAQVQELLTQSPASEQRRGTSRLQMQIGLFRLIQGAAYRCFRESFSANHETHLRVRNLPYRITDFVQFVKTAIELYKGLGVVEPACYPLLDEVVKSITSEYVRLEERIKNWKTVEKTTEMLAEEKAMLEARGKSASVKQKFAAGVEFAITLKKKHFSLRDIAEGVLALNELNRLRNMDLNEEMAPPPTQSGEDPYEYLKKWNRVILSNASEEVDGAMMPVAYWYEDFMPKLLAAFSVSTQANIQSNTVPDEAALDKWYEATKATGEFARYGADVAEDFPKCTPKQKLILQQAWRLTHHYLNGVQKRRERLEFGRESGDLSQYVSFIDVYLGRNDVKNAQMRVSFPYYLGPVVWRFFHTTAEILCTKTIAQQKSLVSVFQDFFRLFATLYPCPYCRHHLNMYVVQNKEVEMYPVEYLLLGRDPQLTNFEVTLDAKLSCVVDGSSLRLFFWKLHNTVSSSIARSEEWYHKDEKAFYTTRYWPSLDSELAKAKALKHHSIACDRIYRLYGTLKPASRMVGVRTTLQKLLEKGDEEGIREACLVAQDYIKDLEEAVISSNFLQETYYFDAELVDKAPYFSPEEEEFARSGVFVELA; from the coding sequence ATTGGCAGTGGTGCTATCTCAACAGAGGAATTAGGACAGGTTATGCGTTCATTGGGACAAAGCCCAAGTGATACAGAGTTGCGCGACACGATCAAAGAGGTAGATGTTGACTTGTCAGGTAGCATTGACTTTGAAGAATTCAAAGCACTGATGGTGTCCAAACAAGGCGATCGCAACAGCCGTCTTAAACTAGCGTTTAGTGTGTTTGATGAAAACGGTAGTGGCGAGATCACTACAGACGAAATGCATTCCGTGATGAGTAAGTTTGGGTTGACAGACGAAGAACTTGATGAGATGGTCAAAGAGGTAGACCACGATGGTGATGGCTCCATTGACTTTGAAGAGTTCTGTAAACTCATGCCAGACGAATCAGAGGTAGCAACTGGCTATAAAGATTCACCAATTCCAACTACCAAAAGCTCAGTTATCAGCAATGCAACTACGGCTCCGCCTGAGTCTAATTTACAAGAGGCAATCGCTCTTGGCAGTTCAGAGGTAGCACAAGTGCAAGAGCTACTCACCCAAAGTCCGGCTAGTGAACAAAGGCGCGGTACATCCCGTTTGCAGATGCAAATTGGGCTGTTTCGTCTGATTCAAGGAGCAGCTTATCGTTGCTTTCGAGAGAGTTTTTCAGCCAATCACGAGACTCATCTACGCGTGAGAAATCTGCCTTATAGAATTACAGATTTTGTGCAGTTTGTAAAGACGGCCATCGAGTTGTATAAGGGGTTAGGTGTGGTGGAACCAGCCTGCTATCCCTTATTGGATGAAGTTGTCAAATCAATCACGAGTGAGTATGTCCGCTTAGAAGAGCGGATCAAAAACTGGAAGACAGTGGAAAAGACAACAGAGATGTTGGCAGAGGAAAAAGCGATGTTAGAAGCGCGGGGGAAATCTGCTAGTGTCAAACAGAAGTTTGCTGCGGGTGTCGAATTTGCAATCACATTGAAGAAAAAACATTTCAGCTTGCGTGATATTGCAGAAGGAGTGCTTGCTCTTAACGAACTCAATCGACTTAGGAATATGGATCTGAATGAGGAGATGGCTCCTCCACCAACTCAATCAGGGGAAGATCCTTATGAGTACCTGAAAAAGTGGAATCGTGTCATTCTCTCAAATGCCTCAGAGGAGGTAGATGGTGCGATGATGCCAGTGGCATATTGGTATGAAGATTTCATGCCAAAGCTACTGGCTGCGTTTAGTGTCAGTACACAAGCAAATATTCAAAGTAATACAGTACCTGATGAAGCAGCTTTAGACAAGTGGTACGAGGCTACTAAAGCGACAGGAGAGTTCGCTCGCTATGGGGCGGATGTTGCAGAAGACTTTCCAAAATGTACTCCAAAACAGAAGCTAATACTTCAGCAAGCATGGCGTCTTACACACCACTACCTCAACGGGGTACAAAAGCGTCGCGAACGCTTGGAATTTGGGCGTGAGTCAGGGGATCTTTCACAATACGTATCATTTATTGACGTGTATTTAGGTCGAAATGATGTGAAGAATGCACAGATGCGCGTCAGCTTTCCATACTACCTTGGTCCTGTAGTATGGCGCTTCTTCCACACGACAGCAGAAATACTTTGTACTAAAACAATCGCTCAACAAAAATCTCTGGTGAGCGTCTTTCAAGACTTTTTCCGTCTGTTTGCTACCTTGTATCCCTGTCCTTACTGTCGTCATCACCTTAATATGTATGTTGTCCAAAACAAGGAAGTGGAGATGTACCCTGTGGAGTACCTTTTGCTTGGACGCGATCCACAGCTAACGAATTTTGAAGTGACATTAGATGCAAAATTATCCTGTGTAGTGGACGGTTCTTCCCTTCGTCTATTCTTTTGGAAACTACACAATACCGTTTCTTCCTCTATTGCTCGTTCAGAGGAATGGTACCATAAGGATGAAAAAGCATTTTACACTACCCGCTATTGGCCCAGCCTTGACTCTGAGTTAGCAAAAGCAAAAGCACTCAAACACCATAGTATTGCTTGCGATCGCATTTACCGTCTTTATGGTACTTTAAAACCAGCATCACGCATGGTAGGAGTCAGAACAACTTTGCAAAAGCTGTTGGAAAAAGGTGATGAAGAAGGTATTAGAGAGGCATGCTTGGTTGCACAAGACTACATCAAAGATTTAGAGGAGGCTGTCATTAGTAGCAACTTCTTGCAGGAAACTTACTACTTTGACGCCGAACTTGTAGATAAAGCCCCATACTTTTCTCCTGAAGAAGAGGAGTTTGCACGCAGTGGTGTGTTTGTTGAACTTGCCTAA
- a CDS encoding IS4 family transposase, whose translation MMLVNFEFNNQILNRAQLLLALNQIIPTESIMAAITTTSSTARRQRILPTHVVISLVIAMSFWSSDSIVDVLKNLIQGFNSLQIPFKRRFKIPTSSSISEARQRIGAAVMTRLFEIVAKPLATIKTPGAFLGGLRIMALDGTVFDVPDTETNAKVFGYPGSRPGTNPAFPKARLTFLVEAGTHLIIDIFCCPYRIGERKGALKLLRSVEESMLLMWDRGLHSFKMIHAAIKQKCHILGRVPSHVKFEFVKAFPDGSYLSWLAPDGKSRKKGATKIPVRVIEYIIEVEGVEKVYRLVTDLMDISTFPALLLAQEYHQRWEAENTLDELKVHLNGRKIPIRSKNPREVIQEIYGWLLGHYCIRYLMFQSAAIKGISPLSLSFTSSLRVVRRAIPQFQQQVNHSLENMNIYFSWLIWEILDLQIPPTSGRTNPRVIKKTRSKFKTKKRCHRNNYTPRQQLSFTIFTTAS comes from the coding sequence ATGATGCTAGTTAACTTTGAATTCAACAATCAAATCCTAAATCGGGCACAATTACTGCTGGCTCTTAACCAGATCATCCCTACCGAGTCGATTATGGCAGCGATTACAACAACGAGTAGTACCGCACGGCGTCAAAGAATACTTCCTACACACGTAGTAATCTCTCTAGTAATCGCCATGAGTTTTTGGTCCTCCGATTCAATCGTGGATGTATTGAAAAATCTCATTCAGGGTTTTAATTCTTTGCAAATCCCCTTTAAGAGACGTTTTAAGATACCAACATCTTCATCAATAAGTGAAGCTAGACAACGAATTGGTGCTGCTGTTATGACTCGTTTATTTGAAATTGTTGCAAAACCTTTAGCAACAATTAAAACACCAGGTGCTTTTTTGGGTGGACTGAGAATAATGGCTTTGGATGGCACAGTTTTTGATGTTCCTGATACAGAAACTAATGCTAAAGTATTTGGTTACCCTGGTTCTCGTCCTGGTACAAATCCGGCTTTTCCCAAAGCTAGGTTAACTTTTTTAGTCGAAGCAGGAACTCATTTAATTATCGACATATTTTGTTGTCCATATCGAATTGGAGAGAGAAAAGGAGCTTTAAAGCTATTAAGAAGTGTTGAGGAGAGTATGTTGTTAATGTGGGACAGAGGACTGCACTCATTTAAAATGATTCATGCTGCAATCAAACAAAAATGTCATATTCTTGGTCGCGTGCCATCTCATGTAAAATTTGAGTTTGTTAAAGCTTTTCCTGATGGTTCCTATCTAAGTTGGCTTGCTCCTGATGGAAAGTCAAGAAAGAAGGGAGCGACGAAAATACCTGTTCGTGTCATTGAATATATTATTGAAGTTGAGGGTGTAGAAAAGGTGTATCGTTTAGTAACTGATTTGATGGATATTTCAACTTTTCCTGCATTGCTCTTAGCCCAAGAATACCATCAACGGTGGGAAGCTGAGAACACCTTGGATGAGTTAAAAGTCCATCTGAACGGTCGTAAAATTCCTATCCGCTCGAAGAATCCTCGTGAAGTTATCCAAGAAATTTATGGTTGGTTACTAGGACACTATTGTATACGTTATTTAATGTTTCAAAGTGCAGCAATCAAGGGAATATCTCCCCTAAGTTTAAGTTTTACCAGTTCTCTAAGAGTTGTCAGACGTGCTATTCCTCAGTTTCAACAGCAAGTTAATCATTCTCTTGAGAATATGAATATATATTTTAGCTGGTTAATCTGGGAAATCTTAGACTTACAAATACCACCAACCTCAGGCAGAACTAATCCGAGGGTAATCAAGAAAACTCGTTCTAAATTTAAAACTAAAAAACGATGTCATAGAAATAATTATACTCCCCGGCAACAACTATCTTTTACAATTTTTACAACCGCTAGTTGA
- a CDS encoding type II toxin-antitoxin system Phd/YefM family antitoxin, which translates to MTRIPLTEAQLRLPELIANLQPGEEVQIFSGDRTVARLIAELQPTRKPRQPGSAIGTLIILSEDETHVEDFHDYMP; encoded by the coding sequence ATGACACGGATTCCATTAACAGAAGCCCAACTTCGTTTACCCGAACTGATTGCAAACCTGCAACCAGGTGAAGAAGTGCAGATTTTTTCCGGCGATCGCACCGTCGCTAGACTGATTGCTGAACTCCAACCAACCCGCAAACCTCGCCAGCCCGGTAGTGCAATCGGAACCTTAATTATCCTGTCCGAAGACGAAACCCACGTGGAAGACTTTCACGATTATATGCCATGA
- a CDS encoding type II toxin-antitoxin system VapC family toxin: MKFLLDTQAFLWFVLNDCALSQVACDLIVDPLNDILLSPASYWEIAIKVSIGKYQIPGNFETWMQHQIQVNELEILPIKVAHAAAIVTLPFHHKDPFDRLLVAQALTEKIPIISVDAVLDNYAVTRHW; this comes from the coding sequence ATGAAGTTTCTGCTCGATACTCAGGCATTCCTCTGGTTTGTACTTAATGATTGCGCCCTCAGTCAAGTCGCCTGTGATTTGATTGTCGATCCTCTCAATGACATTTTGCTCAGCCCTGCTTCTTATTGGGAAATTGCCATCAAAGTTAGTATTGGTAAGTATCAAATTCCTGGAAATTTTGAAACATGGATGCAACATCAAATCCAAGTTAACGAATTGGAAATATTACCGATTAAAGTTGCTCACGCAGCCGCGATTGTGACTCTACCATTCCATCATAAAGATCCCTTCGATCGGCTTTTGGTTGCTCAAGCACTTACAGAAAAGATCCCAATCATTAGCGTGGATGCAGTACTAGACAATTATGCAGTCACTCGTCATTGGTAA